The following proteins come from a genomic window of Phacochoerus africanus isolate WHEZ1 chromosome 9, ROS_Pafr_v1, whole genome shotgun sequence:
- the LOC125136885 gene encoding BOLA class I histocompatibility antigen, alpha chain BL3-7-like — MELVETSGDGTFQKWAALVVPPGEEQSYTCHVQHEGLREPLTLRWGVIVGLVLVAGAVVAGVVIWWKKHSGREGNRDLSLLVSVGVSSPGGS, encoded by the exons atggagctGGTGGAGACCTCAGGGGATGGGACCTTCCAGAAGTGGGCGGCCCTGGTGGTGCCTCCTGGAGAGGagcagagctacacctgccatgTGCAGCACGAGGGCCTGCGGGAGCCCCTCACCCTGAGATGGG GTGTCATTGTTGGCCTGGTTCTCGTCGCTGGAGCCGTGGTGGCTGGAGTTGTGATCTGGTGGAAGAAGCACTCAGGTAGGGAAGGGAACAGGGATCTGAGTCTCCTTGTCTCAGTGGGGGTTTCAAGCCCAGGTGGAAGTTGA